The following proteins come from a genomic window of Diorhabda sublineata isolate icDioSubl1.1 chromosome 7, icDioSubl1.1, whole genome shotgun sequence:
- the LOC130446989 gene encoding inner centromere protein A, translated as MSLQDLFKETDLKLFEQLRIKETEINEKLINYVKFVETGDVIYLKKQMELLQGKDGSTDETAKENVEPSCSIMPKRTTRQHSRANADKNPLPVIAIKMEKMSIVPSTNSTESKNDDSAEEMPAPALLPPRKKKIKNEPKEPVHRSTRTKTRNKKFQDELEVEKADRGKPSDVIIQNTTVTMIDITDDKDSDNEKKKERTTEVEPEVSTRSTRTKTRLQKKKEENEEAEKRNEQNESQIITNNTKRQDKGGKPKKLVKQISSSSDESEENKSAQTEYEDAISNLEGNNADEPTEIQSTTMVVVPAFDRTVVVDKPKMIHNDLVENKVASSPPNAKATNGQSDCKTPSNTKSKKAQIKEIFSPFDKTSTKKKVEAFEKLGNASKVLVSTSKIPVLDDNESKNKPYTPFTNKFLPKSCSTSRINRMTPQSSSNNDSCLSTKTLSALKASQAEYREREKRRQEKEQEAQLKKEALLQAQAEEKRRKREEKQLKVQQQKELIQKEKEKLLEIQKLKLEKHKQAIAEKEEKLQKNREEAEKKRLLAKNKAKLAKQSESSSDNGGKVQESGQAKRTLQNHIPIYMMSKPPLLPTEDCYDSDDDISTKKNARTPSWCKEEYLKRPLYTQLVAGEKIKNSLFCCQTHSPDLIEIFEIIDPKKLKRTSSANWRKPPRYTLFSVTNDILFSEDSD; from the exons atgtcGCTCCAGGATTTATTTAAGGAAACAGAtcttaaattatttgaacaacTACGTATAAAGGAAACA gaaataaatgagaaattaataaattatgtcAAATTTGTGGAAACTGGagatgtaatttatttaaagaaacaaATGGAATTGTTACAAGGAAAAG ATGGATCTACAGATGAGACCGCAAAGGAGAATGTAGAGCCGAGCTGTTCAATTATGCCCAAAAGAACTACTAGACAACATAGTAGAGCAAATGCGGATAAGAATCCCTTACCAGTTATAgcaattaaaatggaaaaaatgtctaTAGTTCCCTCTACTAATTCGACCGAATCTA aaaacgaCGACTCAGCTGAGGAAATGCCTGCTCCTGCTTTACTGCCaccaagaaaaaagaaaattaagaatGAACCGAAGGAACCAGTTCATAGATCAACACGTACTAAGACGAGGAACAAAAAGTTCCAGGACGAACTTGAA gTGGAGAAGGCTGACAGAGGCAAGCCATCAGATGTCATAATTCAAAATACTACAGTCACTATGATCGATATAACGGACGACAAGGATTCtgataatgaaaagaaaaaggaGAGGACAACTGAAGTGGAACCGGAGGTATCTACACGATCTACTCGTACGAAAACGCGACTGCAGAAAAAGAAAGAGGAAAATGAGGAAGCAGAAAAAAGGAATGAACAAAACGAATctcaaattattacaaataataccAAACGGCAAGATAAGGGAGGTAAACCCAAAAAg ctgGTCAAACAAATAAGTTCTTCTTCCGATGAGAGTGAAGAGAATAAAAGTGCCCAAACAGAATATGAAGACGCTATTTCTAATTTGGAAGGTAACAATGCAGACGAACCTACAGAAATACAAAGTACTACAATGGTGGTAGTACCGGCTTTTGATAGGACGGTAGTAGTGGATAAACCCAAAATGATTCATAATGATCTTG ttgaaaataaagTAGCTTCATCTCCACCTAATGCAAAAGCAACTAACGGCCAAAGTGATTGCAAAACCCCATCTAATACAAAGTCGAAAAAGGCTcaaatcaaagaaattttcaGTCCTTTTGACAAAACATCTACAAAAAAGAAAGTCGAAGCGTTTGAAAAACTTGGTAACGCAAGTAAAGTTTT gGTGAGTACATCCAAAATTCCAGTTCTGGATGACAACGAATCCAAAAATAAACCATACACTCCATTCACCAATAAATTCCTACCAAAAAGTTGCAGTACTTCCAGGATAAATAGGATGACTCCTCAATCGTCTTCGAATAACGACAGTTGTTTGTCTACGAAAACATTGAGTGCATTGAAAGCTTCGCAAGCAGAATACAGAGAAAGAGAAAAGAGGAGACAGGAAAAAGAACAAGAAGcacaattaaaaaaagaagcATTGCTACAAGCGCAAGCGGAGGAAAAGAGACGCAAACGGGAAGAGAAACAATTAAAA GTGCAACAACAAAAGGAAttaattcaaaaagaaaaggagaaattgttggaaattcaaaaattgaaattggaaaagcACAAGCAAGCGATTgcggaaaaagaagaaaaactacAGAAGAATAGAGAAGAAGCGGAAAAAAAGAGATTGTTGGCTAAAAATAAGGCGAAATTGGCGAAACAAAGTGAATCATCATC AGATAACGGAGGAAAGGTTCAAGAATCGGGTCAAGCAAAAAGGACGTTACAAAATCACATACCTATTTATATGATGAGTAAACCGCCTTTGCTTCCAACAGAAGATTGTTACGATTCTGATGATGacatttcaacaaaaaaaaatgctcgTACACCATCATGGTGCAAAG aGGAATATTTGAAGAGACCGCTTTACACTCAATTAGTCGCAggagagaaaataaaaaattcgctTTTCTGTTGCCAAACGCACAGTCCAGATCTAATAGAAATCTTTGAAATCATCGATCCCAAAAAGTTAAAAAGAACATCGAGCGCCAATTGGAGGAAACCTCCCAGatatacattattttcagtAACCAATGATATACTATTTAGTGAAGATTCAGATTGA
- the LOC130446992 gene encoding macrophage migration inhibitory factor homolog — translation MPHFRVETNVPHDKIPADLPAKLCHILAKSLGKPIDYCCATVIGGAKMAWGGKDEPAAQATLMSIGCLGVEENKEHAKELYECITQELGVPANRMYIFFQNATRSDVGYNGTTFHEIFGR, via the exons ATGCCTCATTTCAGAGTTGAAACTAATGTTCCCCATGATAAAATTCCTGCAGACTTACCAGCGAAACTGTGCCATATACTTGCAAAATCATTAGGGAAACCTATAGAT TACTGCTGTGCTACAGTTATTGGAGGTGCAAAAATGGCATGGGGTGGAAAAGATGAACCAGCTGCACAGGCTACTTTAATGAGTATCGGTTGTTTAGGGGTTGAGGAAAATAAGGAGCACGCCAAAGAGTTATATGAGTGTATAACTCAAGAACTTGGAGTTCCTGCTAATAG aatgtacatcttttttcaaaatgcaaCTAGAAGTGATGTTGGATACAACGGAACTACGTTCCATGAAATATTTGGCCgctaa
- the LOC130446991 gene encoding uncharacterized protein LOC130446991 has protein sequence MNHTQIFITIFSVFLYIHLGVSLECYVCDNQEDNHGKCSRTIATCDYGEDVCLSEISWGSTPYWQQGALKQYYISKRCSTKEKCEKFRSSNMATCTHIWYQDWKCSECCKGDRCNYYIISDSSKKTPLNSVIFSTFVVSTVMFKYFN, from the exons atgaaTCATAcccaaatttttataacaattttttcagtttttttatatatacatttag GCGTATCCCTAGAATGCTATGTTTGCGATAATCAAGAAGACAATCACGGGAAATGTAGTAGAACTATAGCAACGTGCGATTATGGAGAAGACGTATGCTTATCAGAAATAAGTTGGGGAAGTACCCCCTACTGGCAACAAGGTGCCTTAAAGCAATACTATATATCAAAACGATGCTCAActaaagaaaaatgtgaaaaatttcgAAGTAGTAATATGGCTACATGTACTCACATCTGGTATCAAGACTGGAAATGTTCGGAATGCTGCAAAGGTGACAGGtgcaattattatattatt TCTGATTCGTCAAAGAAAACGCCATTAAATAGTGTTATTTTCTCGACATTTGTAGTATCTACAGtaatgttcaaatattttaactga